One genomic segment of Pseudonocardia sp. T1-2H includes these proteins:
- a CDS encoding baeRF2 domain-containing protein, whose translation MRLDWLRTVAEQSGPCGTVLLDATHETHDAEHIDRLQWRGMCESLTGQGADDATVAALDRAVTESDPPAGPSGRVLVAAGGGVVLDTSTPLRPDPQEAVWGPIADLIRIVANVPEPVTTVVVQIDETGGEILAPDTDGVEEVEGRDHPVHKVRGGGWSHMNMQERVEETWRRNTAQVAERVDEHVHRTGARLLVIAGETRSRSRLVDALSERSAGIAVEVEHSAGSSVDELRDVVDRAVEDLRHRDRQAALERYRELEAKPDGLAAAGLRTAAAAFREEACDTVVVDPEGLGDARLWAAGPTEVAVTRDELTGLGLEPVEVDAGSGLVRAAACSGAELVVLDETLRGRPHRSGTASAWSCGTPSDGAGAAG comes from the coding sequence ATGCGACTCGACTGGCTGCGCACCGTCGCCGAGCAGAGCGGGCCCTGCGGCACGGTCCTGCTCGACGCCACCCACGAGACCCACGACGCGGAGCACATCGACCGCCTGCAGTGGCGTGGCATGTGCGAGTCCCTCACCGGGCAGGGCGCGGACGACGCCACCGTGGCGGCCCTCGACCGCGCCGTCACCGAGTCGGATCCGCCGGCCGGACCCTCCGGACGGGTCCTCGTGGCCGCCGGCGGCGGAGTCGTCCTCGACACCTCCACCCCCTTGCGGCCGGACCCGCAGGAGGCGGTCTGGGGGCCGATCGCGGACCTGATCCGGATCGTGGCCAACGTCCCGGAACCGGTGACGACCGTCGTGGTGCAGATCGACGAGACGGGCGGGGAGATCCTCGCACCGGACACCGACGGCGTGGAGGAGGTCGAGGGGCGGGACCACCCGGTCCACAAGGTCCGTGGCGGCGGGTGGTCGCACATGAACATGCAGGAGCGCGTCGAGGAGACCTGGCGGCGCAACACCGCCCAGGTCGCGGAGCGGGTCGACGAGCACGTCCACCGGACCGGCGCGCGCCTGCTGGTGATCGCCGGGGAGACCCGCTCCCGGTCCCGGCTCGTCGACGCCCTGTCGGAGCGCTCGGCGGGGATCGCGGTGGAGGTGGAGCACTCGGCCGGCAGCAGCGTCGACGAGCTGCGCGACGTCGTCGACCGCGCCGTGGAGGATCTGCGCCACCGGGACCGGCAGGCCGCGCTTGAACGGTACCGCGAGCTCGAGGCGAAGCCGGACGGCCTGGCCGCCGCGGGCCTGCGCACCGCGGCCGCGGCCTTCCGCGAGGAGGCCTGCGACACTGTCGTCGTCGATCCGGAGGGTCTCGGCGACGCGCGGCTCTGGGCGGCTGGGCCCACCGAGGTCGCCGTCACCCGGGACGAGCTGACCGGCCTCGGCCTCGAGCCCGTCGAGGTGGACGCCGGGTCGGGCCTGGTCCGGGCGGCCGCGTGCTCCGGCGCCGAGCTCGTCGTCCTCGACGAGACGCTCCGGGGGAGGCCTCACCGGTCGGGGACGGCGTCGGCGTGGTCCTGCGGCACGCCCTCTGACGGCGCGGGTGCGGCCGGGTGA
- a CDS encoding glycosyltransferase family 9 protein, which produces MPAPTLLVLRALALGDLLVAVPALRALRRAHPGHRILLATAGPLAPLALASGAVDEVLPVTSPADLPTPPSGPPDVAVNLHGAGPQSHRALDATRPAHRIGFRCTGVEGWSGPTRAEVSARHPHERALWCALLEHHGIPADPDDLRLPPPGRGAPVIVVHPGAAFGAKRWPAGRFAAIARALERRAPVILTGTAPERELALEVAAAAGLPAERVLAGRTSLTELCTVVAGAVLVVCGDTGVAHVASAYGTPSVVLFGPVGPERWGPPPGPHRSLTHAELRRGDRFADEPDPALTAVRIDEVLAAAALVLDRDGPGQRAAAPTGTDART; this is translated from the coding sequence GTGCCGGCACCGACCCTGCTGGTGCTGCGCGCCCTCGCCCTGGGCGACCTGCTCGTCGCGGTCCCTGCGCTCCGCGCGCTGCGCCGGGCCCACCCCGGGCACCGCATCCTGCTCGCGACCGCGGGCCCGCTCGCCCCGCTCGCCCTCGCCTCCGGGGCCGTCGACGAGGTGCTGCCGGTGACGTCCCCCGCCGATCTCCCGACGCCGCCCTCCGGGCCACCGGACGTCGCCGTCAACCTGCACGGGGCCGGCCCGCAGAGCCACCGGGCCCTCGACGCGACCCGGCCGGCACACCGGATCGGGTTCCGCTGCACCGGAGTCGAGGGCTGGAGCGGGCCGACCCGCGCCGAGGTGTCCGCGCGGCACCCGCACGAGCGGGCGCTGTGGTGCGCCCTGCTCGAGCACCACGGGATCCCCGCGGACCCGGACGACCTGCGGCTGCCCCCGCCCGGCCGCGGCGCGCCGGTGATCGTCGTGCATCCCGGGGCGGCGTTCGGCGCCAAACGCTGGCCCGCCGGGCGGTTCGCCGCGATCGCCCGCGCGCTGGAGCGGCGGGCCCCGGTGATCCTCACCGGCACGGCGCCGGAGCGGGAGCTCGCGCTGGAGGTCGCCGCGGCGGCGGGGCTCCCGGCGGAGCGGGTGCTGGCCGGGCGGACGTCGCTCACCGAGCTCTGCACGGTGGTGGCGGGCGCCGTCCTCGTCGTCTGCGGGGACACCGGGGTGGCGCACGTGGCGTCGGCGTACGGGACGCCGTCGGTGGTGCTGTTCGGGCCAGTGGGGCCGGAGCGCTGGGGTCCGCCGCCGGGGCCGCACCGCAGCCTCACCCACGCCGAGCTGCGGCGCGGCGACCGGTTCGCCGACGAGCCGGACCCCGCGCTGACCGCGGTCCGGATCGACGAGGTGCTGGCCGCCGCGGCGCTCGTCCTCGACCGGGACGGGCCGGGTCAGCGGGCCGCGGCCCCGACCGGCACGGACGCGCGCACCTGA
- a CDS encoding bifunctional heptose 7-phosphate kinase/heptose 1-phosphate adenyltransferase: MSAPVVVVGDALLDVDVEGRVERTSPDADVPVLDVTREIARPGGAGLAAVLLAARGVPVTFVTALADDDSGARLRVLLDRALTLVDGPATGGTVVKCRWRCAERPLLRTDKGLGEPAARFADRVVPALAGAVERAGAVLVSDYGRGVAANPGVRAVLADAVRRGIPVVWDPHPRGPEPVPGVRVATPNLAEADRAAGRSGAGGPRLEAGTAGRRLLGLWECAAVVVTTGERGAVLARPRTRCVTVAAPRVRGGDPCGAGDAFAGRLAALLADGARLDDAVRGAVESAAGFVGGGGAGTVDWDGAGWRQVRASVPVGAAAR; encoded by the coding sequence GTGAGCGCGCCGGTGGTGGTGGTCGGGGACGCCCTGCTCGACGTCGACGTCGAGGGGCGGGTGGAACGCACCTCGCCCGACGCCGACGTGCCCGTCCTGGACGTCACGCGGGAGATCGCGCGGCCCGGTGGCGCCGGGCTCGCCGCCGTGCTGCTCGCCGCCCGGGGGGTGCCCGTCACGTTCGTCACGGCGCTGGCCGACGACGACTCCGGTGCGCGGCTGCGCGTGCTGCTCGACCGGGCGCTGACGCTGGTCGACGGGCCCGCCACGGGCGGCACCGTCGTCAAGTGCCGGTGGCGGTGCGCGGAGCGGCCGCTGCTGCGGACGGACAAGGGCCTCGGTGAGCCCGCCGCGCGGTTCGCCGACCGGGTGGTCCCGGCGCTGGCCGGGGCGGTCGAGCGCGCCGGGGCGGTCCTGGTGTCCGACTACGGCCGCGGGGTCGCGGCGAACCCGGGCGTCCGGGCGGTCCTCGCGGACGCGGTCCGGCGCGGCATCCCGGTCGTCTGGGACCCGCATCCGCGCGGCCCCGAGCCGGTCCCGGGCGTCCGCGTCGCGACCCCGAACCTGGCCGAGGCGGACCGGGCCGCCGGGCGGTCCGGCGCCGGGGGACCACGGCTCGAGGCCGGGACGGCCGGGCGAAGACTGCTGGGGCTGTGGGAGTGCGCCGCCGTCGTGGTGACCACGGGGGAGCGGGGCGCCGTGCTCGCCCGCCCGCGCACCCGCTGCGTCACCGTCGCGGCGCCGCGCGTACGCGGGGGAGACCCCTGCGGCGCCGGGGACGCGTTCGCCGGGCGGCTCGCGGCCCTGCTGGCGGACGGGGCCCGGCTCGACGACGCCGTGCGCGGCGCGGTGGAGTCCGCGGCCGGCTTCGTCGGCGGCGGCGGGGCCGGCACGGTCGACTGGGACGGCGCGGGCTGGCGTCAGGTGCGCGCGTCCGTGCCGGTCGGGGCCGCGGCCCGCTGA
- a CDS encoding glycosyltransferase, translated as MTRLEVLVPTRDRPVELATVLAGLASQDHPFDVLVSDQSDGAASFDTHAARAMIRVLEAAGRGVRTVRHLPRRGSAEHRASMLAASSADFVLFCDDDVWLEPGTVARLHDAILELRCGLVGAAMPGELWVAYKIAWIAGCVLYDRRALVEIGGFELWRDLPVGHAGEDVVAEQRVMERFGGAGILPSGAVHLKSPTTVPDRSVVADSVLGRPA; from the coding sequence ATGACCCGGCTCGAGGTGCTCGTCCCGACCCGCGACCGGCCGGTCGAGCTGGCAACCGTGCTCGCGGGTCTCGCCTCCCAGGACCATCCGTTCGACGTGCTGGTGAGCGACCAGTCCGACGGCGCGGCCTCGTTCGACACGCACGCGGCGCGCGCGATGATCCGGGTGCTGGAGGCCGCGGGCCGTGGCGTCCGGACCGTCCGCCACCTGCCACGGCGCGGGTCGGCCGAGCACCGCGCGTCGATGCTCGCGGCGTCGTCGGCGGACTTCGTCCTGTTCTGCGACGACGACGTCTGGCTCGAGCCGGGCACCGTCGCCCGGCTGCACGACGCGATCCTGGAGCTGCGCTGCGGCCTGGTCGGCGCGGCGATGCCTGGGGAGCTGTGGGTCGCGTACAAGATCGCCTGGATCGCAGGGTGCGTGCTCTACGACCGCAGAGCTCTCGTCGAGATCGGCGGGTTCGAGCTCTGGCGGGACCTGCCCGTCGGGCACGCGGGCGAGGACGTCGTGGCGGAGCAGCGGGTGATGGAACGGTTCGGCGGTGCGGGGATCCTGCCCTCGGGCGCGGTGCACCTGAAGTCGCCGACGACCGTGCCGGACCGCTCGGTGGTGGCGGACTCCGTCCTGGGCCGGCCGGCGTGA
- the rfaE2 gene encoding D-glycero-beta-D-manno-heptose 1-phosphate adenylyltransferase: MAVSTHPPVERGFPAPVTSAGVVAERRPRVLVVGDALLDGWVSGPARRTGRDGPVPVIELNDARTAPGGAANTAAALAALGAEVELVAVLGDDHDGRTLRRALAEAGVRTDRCVLDPARPTTAKRRVMAGDPPEHLVARFDVTSPPMGTAASRALADQVTDALAEDRDAVLVADYGLGALCERVRRRLDRARSRMSLLVVDAHELRPWAALHPDAVTPSAEEAARLLAEPEPSGDRVAWAAARHRALVEASGGAEVLLTLDVDGVVQLPRADAVPVHQAAAGAAPASRACGAGDVFTAAWTASRASGAEPAVAAALAQAAADVAVSRGGTVVCTTGALTARLAAADPGAVLGHHDLLSVLAEHRAAGHRVVFTNGCFDVLHRGHVAYLRQARRLGDLLVVALNSDASVSRLKGPTRPVNPLEDRAGVIGALSAVDLVTAFEADSPVELLELVRPDVYAKGGDYTPEMLPETPVVEALGGEVRILDYLADHSTSAIVARAQALASRGAAE; this comes from the coding sequence GTGGCCGTGAGCACGCACCCGCCGGTGGAGCGGGGGTTCCCGGCGCCGGTGACGTCGGCCGGCGTGGTCGCCGAGCGCCGGCCACGGGTCCTGGTGGTGGGCGACGCCCTGCTCGACGGCTGGGTGTCCGGGCCGGCGCGCCGCACCGGCCGCGACGGGCCCGTCCCCGTCATCGAGCTCAACGACGCCCGCACCGCGCCGGGCGGCGCCGCGAACACCGCGGCCGCGCTGGCCGCCCTCGGGGCCGAGGTCGAGCTCGTCGCCGTGCTGGGCGACGACCACGACGGCCGCACGCTGCGCCGCGCGCTCGCCGAGGCGGGGGTGCGCACGGACCGCTGCGTGCTCGACCCCGCCCGGCCCACGACCGCGAAACGCCGGGTCATGGCGGGCGACCCGCCGGAGCACCTGGTCGCGCGGTTCGACGTCACGTCGCCGCCGATGGGCACCGCGGCCTCGCGGGCCCTCGCGGACCAGGTGACCGACGCGCTCGCCGAGGACCGGGACGCGGTGCTCGTCGCGGACTACGGGCTCGGCGCGCTCTGCGAACGGGTGCGCCGGCGGCTGGACCGGGCGCGGTCCCGGATGTCCCTGCTGGTCGTGGACGCGCACGAGCTGCGGCCGTGGGCCGCGCTGCACCCGGACGCCGTCACGCCGAGCGCCGAGGAGGCGGCCCGGCTGCTCGCCGAACCCGAGCCGTCCGGGGACCGGGTCGCCTGGGCGGCGGCCCGGCACCGCGCGCTCGTCGAGGCGTCCGGCGGGGCCGAGGTGCTGCTCACCCTCGACGTGGACGGGGTCGTCCAGCTGCCGCGGGCGGACGCGGTGCCGGTGCACCAGGCCGCGGCCGGCGCGGCACCCGCGTCCCGGGCCTGCGGCGCCGGTGACGTGTTCACCGCCGCGTGGACCGCGTCCCGGGCGTCCGGGGCGGAGCCGGCCGTGGCCGCCGCCCTCGCCCAGGCCGCGGCGGACGTCGCCGTCTCGCGGGGCGGCACCGTCGTCTGCACGACGGGGGCGCTGACGGCCCGGCTGGCGGCGGCGGACCCGGGCGCGGTGCTCGGCCACCACGACCTGCTGTCGGTGCTCGCCGAGCACCGCGCCGCGGGGCACCGGGTGGTGTTCACCAACGGCTGCTTCGACGTCCTGCACCGGGGGCACGTCGCGTACCTGCGTCAGGCCCGCCGGCTCGGGGACCTGCTCGTCGTGGCGCTCAACAGCGACGCCAGCGTGTCCCGGCTCAAGGGACCGACGCGCCCGGTCAACCCGCTGGAGGACCGGGCGGGCGTGATCGGGGCCCTGTCCGCCGTCGACCTCGTCACCGCGTTCGAGGCGGACAGCCCGGTCGAGCTGCTGGAGCTGGTCCGACCCGACGTGTACGCCAAGGGCGGGGACTACACGCCGGAGATGCTGCCCGAGACTCCCGTGGTCGAGGCGCTCGGCGGGGAGGTCCGGATCCTGGACTACCTCGCGGACCACTCGACGAGCGCGATCGTGGCGCGGGCGCAGGCCCTGGCGAGCAGGGGAGCAGCCGAATGA
- a CDS encoding SDR family oxidoreductase: MTSTVTDPRTSPDPTEQPLDSRPVGRVLVTGAASGLGRAVAGAVATAGGTPLLLDRVDPRDGAGEALGDAPTAVVDLTDGRAAEDAVADLAARVGGLDAVVTAAGTDACGRMEDIPGADWERVVQVNLLGTAAVIRGALPALRESRGRIVTVASTLGFRALSDASAYCASKFGVVGMSRALMAELAGQVGVTMLVPGGMDTAFFDGRTEQYRPGPDAVLNDPRRVAATVLFALTRPEGCEVRELVVTPSVEPSWP, translated from the coding sequence ATGACCTCGACCGTGACCGATCCCCGGACCTCGCCCGACCCCACCGAGCAACCCCTGGACTCCCGCCCGGTCGGGCGCGTGCTCGTCACCGGCGCGGCGTCGGGCCTCGGCCGGGCCGTCGCGGGTGCGGTGGCCACCGCCGGCGGGACCCCGCTGCTCCTCGACCGCGTCGACCCCCGGGACGGGGCGGGCGAGGCCCTCGGGGACGCCCCGACCGCCGTCGTCGACCTGACCGACGGCCGCGCGGCCGAGGACGCCGTCGCGGACCTCGCCGCCCGCGTCGGCGGTCTCGACGCCGTCGTCACCGCGGCGGGGACGGACGCCTGCGGGCGGATGGAGGACATCCCCGGGGCGGACTGGGAGCGCGTCGTCCAGGTCAACCTGCTCGGGACGGCCGCGGTGATCCGCGGCGCGCTGCCCGCCCTGCGGGAGAGCCGCGGCCGGATCGTGACGGTCGCCTCGACGCTCGGCTTCCGCGCGCTGTCCGACGCCAGCGCCTACTGCGCCTCGAAGTTCGGTGTCGTCGGGATGAGCCGGGCCCTGATGGCGGAGCTGGCCGGGCAGGTCGGGGTGACGATGCTCGTTCCCGGCGGCATGGACACGGCGTTCTTCGACGGCCGCACCGAGCAGTACCGCCCCGGCCCGGACGCCGTGCTGAACGACCCGCGCAGGGTCGCCGCGACCGTGCTCTTCGCCCTGACCCGGCCGGAGGGCTGCGAAGTCCGCGAGCTCGTCGTCACCCCGTCCGTGGAGCCGTCGTGGCCGTGA
- a CDS encoding D-sedoheptulose-7-phosphate isomerase yields the protein MKTFDDDPTEQLLDQHVDRLQAALPALRGASGTFARWGAALAARLTDGGRLLAAGNGGSAAEAQHLTAELVGRFEGERVPLSAIALHADTSAMTAIGNDYGYEEVYARQVRAHGRPGDVLILLSTSGRSRNLLTAALAARQCGVESWALTGPGPNPLARLCSEAVCLPGDTATVQESHLAAVHMLCRAVEAALLVGKAGSGAPLVAS from the coding sequence ATGAAGACGTTCGACGACGACCCGACCGAACAGCTGCTCGACCAGCACGTCGACCGGTTGCAGGCCGCGCTGCCGGCTCTGCGCGGTGCCTCCGGCACGTTCGCCCGCTGGGGCGCCGCGCTGGCCGCCCGGCTCACCGACGGCGGCCGGCTCCTCGCGGCCGGCAACGGCGGCAGCGCCGCGGAGGCGCAGCACCTCACCGCCGAGCTCGTCGGCCGCTTCGAGGGCGAGCGGGTCCCGCTGTCCGCGATCGCGCTGCACGCGGACACCTCGGCGATGACCGCCATCGGCAACGACTACGGCTACGAGGAGGTCTACGCCCGCCAGGTGCGGGCCCACGGCCGGCCGGGGGACGTGCTGATCCTGCTGTCCACCAGCGGCCGCAGCCGCAACCTGCTCACCGCCGCGCTCGCGGCGCGGCAGTGCGGCGTCGAGAGCTGGGCGCTGACCGGGCCCGGCCCGAACCCGCTGGCCCGGCTCTGCTCGGAGGCCGTCTGCCTGCCCGGGGACACCGCCACCGTGCAGGAGTCCCATCTCGCCGCGGTCCACATGCTCTGCCGCGCGGTCGAGGCGGCGCTGCTCGTGGGGAAGGCCGGTTCCGGCGCCCCCCTCGTCGCCTCCTGA
- a CDS encoding glycosyltransferase gives MRIAMVSEHASPLAAPGGPDSGGQNVHVRELSRALAADGHEVTVLTRRDSADLPETVPLCPGVTVRHVTAGPPTAIPKDELVAHVPALADELARLWAAEPPDIVHAHFWMSGLAATAAVRAPDVPLVQTFHALGLVKQRHQGGDDTSPQGRITAEQVVARRADRVIATCEDELLELTRMGTPRQRISVVPCGVDLDLFTPQGPALPRTQRPRLVTIGRLVRRKGVDEVIEALARVPEAELLVAGGPPAGQDPAADPDLRRLHEVAERAGVASRVRFLGAVARADVPALLRSADAVVCAPWYEPFGMVPLEAMACGRAVVASEVGGMIDSVVHRVTGLHVPPRRPEELGRVLRRLVAETAMCAGYGMAGRDRAVSRYSWPRVAATTAAVYRDVLGGRAAPTAASTGRRPIATAGSR, from the coding sequence GTGCGCATCGCCATGGTGTCCGAACACGCGAGCCCGCTCGCCGCTCCCGGAGGGCCCGACTCGGGCGGCCAGAACGTCCACGTGCGCGAGCTCAGCCGGGCCCTCGCCGCGGACGGTCACGAGGTGACCGTGCTGACCCGCCGGGACTCCGCCGACCTGCCCGAGACCGTCCCGCTGTGCCCGGGTGTCACTGTCCGGCACGTCACCGCGGGCCCGCCGACGGCCATCCCGAAGGACGAGCTCGTCGCGCACGTCCCCGCGCTGGCCGACGAGCTGGCGCGGCTCTGGGCGGCCGAGCCGCCGGACATCGTGCACGCGCACTTCTGGATGTCCGGCCTGGCCGCGACGGCCGCCGTCCGGGCCCCGGACGTCCCGCTCGTCCAGACGTTCCACGCCCTCGGCCTCGTCAAGCAGCGGCACCAGGGCGGGGACGACACCAGCCCGCAGGGCCGCATCACCGCCGAGCAGGTCGTCGCCCGCCGCGCGGACCGGGTCATCGCGACCTGCGAGGACGAGCTGCTGGAGCTGACCCGGATGGGCACCCCGCGGCAGCGGATCTCCGTGGTGCCCTGTGGCGTCGACCTCGACCTGTTCACCCCGCAGGGCCCTGCCCTGCCCCGGACGCAGCGGCCCCGGCTGGTCACGATCGGCCGGCTGGTGCGCCGCAAGGGGGTCGACGAGGTGATCGAGGCGCTCGCCCGGGTGCCCGAGGCCGAGCTGCTCGTCGCGGGCGGCCCGCCCGCCGGGCAGGATCCGGCCGCGGACCCGGACCTGCGGCGGCTGCACGAGGTCGCCGAGCGGGCCGGCGTCGCCTCCCGGGTGCGGTTCCTCGGTGCGGTGGCGCGGGCGGACGTGCCCGCGCTGCTCCGCTCCGCGGACGCCGTCGTGTGCGCACCCTGGTACGAGCCGTTCGGCATGGTGCCGCTGGAGGCGATGGCGTGCGGTCGGGCCGTCGTCGCGTCCGAGGTGGGCGGCATGATCGACTCGGTCGTGCACCGGGTCACCGGCTTGCACGTGCCGCCCCGCCGACCGGAGGAACTGGGCCGGGTGCTGCGGCGCCTGGTCGCCGAGACGGCGATGTGCGCGGGCTACGGCATGGCCGGCCGTGACCGCGCCGTCTCGCGCTACTCCTGGCCGCGGGTCGCCGCCACCACCGCGGCCGTCTACCGGGACGTGCTGGGCGGGCGCGCCGCCCCGACCGCGGCGTCCACGGGCCGCCGGCCGATCGCGACAGCAGGGAGCCGGTGA
- a CDS encoding glycosyltransferase family protein yields the protein MNILIWHVHGSWTTAFVQGPHRYLLPTLPERGPWGGGRPAAWDWPANAVEVSPEELRPADVDVVVLQRPEEFELAERWLGRVPGRDVPAIYLEHNTPREHAATSRHPTADRDDVLLVHVTHFNALMWDAGSTATTVVEHGVIDPGQRPVGELAAAAVVINEPVRRGRVTGTDLLPGLAAAAPIDVYGIGTDGLGEYLRTGLGVDPGTAARVRSGGDLPQRRMHDELARHRVYLHTARWTSLGLSLIEAMMLGMPVVVLGTTEALEAVPPEAGVRSTDLARLRAGLRRFTTDPAAAAAAGGAARAAALARFGLGRFLGDWEDVLARAARSARGGPARAGPPATDPGPAVTPRPAPIIPLAGTITTAGS from the coding sequence ATGAACATCCTGATCTGGCACGTGCACGGCTCGTGGACGACCGCGTTCGTCCAGGGCCCGCACCGCTACCTGCTGCCCACGCTGCCCGAGCGCGGCCCGTGGGGCGGCGGACGGCCCGCCGCGTGGGACTGGCCGGCGAACGCGGTCGAGGTCTCGCCGGAGGAGCTGCGCCCGGCCGACGTGGACGTCGTCGTCCTGCAGCGGCCCGAGGAGTTCGAGCTCGCCGAGCGCTGGCTCGGCCGGGTCCCGGGCCGCGACGTGCCCGCGATCTACCTGGAGCACAACACCCCCCGCGAGCACGCCGCGACCAGCCGGCATCCGACGGCCGACCGGGACGACGTCCTGCTCGTGCACGTCACCCACTTCAACGCGCTCATGTGGGACGCCGGCTCGACCGCGACGACCGTCGTCGAACACGGGGTGATCGACCCCGGGCAGCGCCCCGTCGGGGAGCTCGCGGCCGCGGCCGTAGTGATCAACGAGCCGGTCCGGCGGGGCCGCGTCACCGGCACCGACCTGCTGCCGGGCCTCGCCGCCGCGGCCCCGATCGACGTCTACGGGATCGGTACGGACGGCCTCGGCGAGTACCTGCGGACCGGCCTCGGGGTGGACCCGGGGACCGCCGCCCGGGTGCGCAGCGGCGGGGACCTGCCCCAGCGCCGGATGCACGACGAGCTCGCCCGGCACCGCGTCTACCTGCACACCGCGCGCTGGACCTCGCTCGGCCTCTCGCTGATCGAGGCGATGATGCTCGGGATGCCCGTCGTCGTGCTCGGCACGACCGAGGCGCTCGAGGCCGTGCCGCCGGAGGCCGGAGTGCGCTCCACCGACCTGGCCCGGCTGCGGGCGGGCCTGCGCAGGTTCACCACGGATCCCGCCGCCGCGGCCGCCGCCGGAGGGGCGGCGCGCGCCGCCGCCCTGGCCCGCTTCGGGCTCGGCCGGTTCCTCGGCGACTGGGAGGACGTCCTGGCCCGGGCGGCCCGCTCCGCGCGCGGCGGGCCGGCGCGCGCCGGCCCGCCCGCCACCGACCCGGGACCGGCCGTGACCCCGCGGCCGGCCCCGATCATCCCTCTCGCAGGGACCATCACGACCGCAGGGAGTTGA
- a CDS encoding glycosyltransferase family 9 protein, with product MTRALVVRLDGAGDVLLAGPAVRAVAARADVTLLCGPAGAPAGRLLPGVGEVLRWACPWVIADPPPVDAAETAGLVADLAARGFDEAVILTSFHQSPLPLALLLRLAGVPRISGASVDHAGALLDVRLRPGETLDEDQPEPERMRAIAAAAGFPAPAGDDGRPAVLPSPDVSHLLPAAPYVVVHPGAAVGARRWPAGHCARAVELLAAAGHRVVVTGGPDERALTAKVAGRHGTDLGGRTSLAELGGVLSRASAVVVGNTAAAHLAAAVGTPVVSLFAPVVPAVRWRPYAVSHVLLGEQHAPCRDSRARECPVPGHPCLAGVDPAAAVEAVELLITDVLRAQEVPA from the coding sequence ATGACGCGCGCCCTGGTCGTGCGCCTCGACGGCGCCGGTGACGTGCTGCTCGCCGGGCCCGCGGTCCGGGCCGTCGCCGCCCGGGCGGACGTCACGCTCCTGTGCGGCCCGGCGGGTGCCCCCGCGGGCCGGCTGCTGCCCGGGGTGGGCGAGGTCCTCCGCTGGGCGTGCCCCTGGGTGATCGCCGACCCGCCGCCGGTGGACGCCGCGGAGACCGCCGGCCTGGTCGCCGACCTCGCCGCCCGGGGCTTCGACGAGGCCGTGATCCTGACGTCCTTCCACCAGTCGCCGCTGCCCCTGGCGTTGCTGCTGCGCCTGGCGGGGGTGCCGCGGATCAGCGGCGCCTCGGTCGACCACGCCGGCGCGTTGCTCGACGTCCGGCTGCGGCCCGGCGAGACCCTCGACGAGGACCAGCCCGAGCCCGAGCGGATGCGGGCGATCGCGGCCGCGGCGGGGTTCCCCGCGCCCGCCGGGGACGACGGGCGGCCGGCCGTCCTGCCGTCACCCGACGTCTCGCACCTGCTCCCCGCGGCGCCGTACGTCGTCGTGCACCCGGGCGCCGCGGTGGGCGCGCGGCGCTGGCCCGCCGGGCACTGCGCCCGCGCCGTCGAGCTGCTCGCCGCGGCCGGGCACCGGGTCGTCGTGACCGGCGGCCCGGACGAGCGGGCGTTGACGGCGAAGGTCGCGGGCCGCCACGGCACCGATCTCGGCGGCCGGACCTCGCTCGCCGAGCTGGGCGGCGTCCTCTCCCGCGCGTCGGCGGTCGTCGTCGGGAACACGGCCGCGGCGCACCTCGCCGCGGCGGTCGGCACCCCGGTCGTCTCCCTGTTCGCCCCGGTCGTCCCGGCGGTGCGCTGGCGCCCCTACGCCGTGTCGCACGTGCTGCTGGGCGAGCAGCACGCCCCCTGCCGGGACTCCCGGGCCCGGGAGTGCCCGGTCCCCGGCCATCCCTGTCTGGCGGGCGTCGATCCCGCCGCGGCCGTCGAGGCCGTCGAGCTGCTGATCACCGATGTGCTCCGCGCACAGGAGGTGCCCGCATGA
- a CDS encoding D-glycero-alpha-D-manno-heptose-1,7-bisphosphate 7-phosphatase — protein sequence MRTTARHVPEAVLFDRDGTLVVDVPYCADPRLVRPVPAARAALALLRDAGVPTGVVTNQSGIGRGLITSEAAAAVNREVDRLLGPFRVWRVCPHAPEEGCACRKPAPGMLLDAAAELGIAPERLAFVGDIGSDVEAAAAAGAASVLVPTAVTRAEEIRAAPVVRRDLVGAVRFLLGAELRGTGPGRAA from the coding sequence ATGCGAACCACCGCTCGGCACGTCCCGGAGGCCGTGCTGTTCGATCGGGACGGCACCCTCGTCGTCGACGTCCCGTACTGCGCGGACCCCCGGCTGGTCCGCCCCGTGCCCGCTGCCCGGGCCGCCCTCGCCCTCCTGCGCGACGCGGGCGTACCCACCGGTGTCGTCACCAACCAGTCCGGTATCGGCCGCGGCCTCATCACGTCCGAGGCGGCCGCGGCGGTCAACCGCGAGGTCGACCGGCTGCTCGGCCCGTTCCGGGTGTGGCGGGTCTGCCCGCACGCCCCCGAGGAGGGCTGCGCCTGCCGCAAGCCCGCCCCCGGGATGCTGCTGGACGCCGCCGCCGAGCTGGGGATCGCCCCCGAGCGGCTCGCGTTCGTCGGGGACATCGGCTCGGACGTCGAGGCGGCGGCGGCCGCCGGCGCGGCGTCCGTGCTGGTCCCGACGGCCGTGACCCGGGCCGAGGAGATCCGGGCGGCGCCCGTCGTGCGACGGGACCTGGTCGGGGCGGTGCGTTTCCTCCTCGGCGCGGAACTGCGGGGGACCGGCCCGGGACGCGCGGCATGA